ACTACGGCGTTGATGGTGTTCCCTTCCGACGTGGTATCGTCTTCCCTGTGCGCCACCAAGTTGGGGTTCTTCCCGATCTTGTTGAGCCGTTCGGCGGCGACGCTCTCCATTGTGCGCCGCATCAGAGGATACTGGTCGAGCACAGCGTTGAAGTGGTCCACGGAGAGAGAGAACAAATTGCAGTATGTCTCGGCTCGGACGGATGCGACGCGGCGCGCGTTGGTCAGCAGACAGATCTCACCGAAGTAGGACCCGTCTGATAGACTGGTTGCGACTTCGCCGTTAGCCATCACGATGTCCACAATGCCTTCTTGGATGAAATACATCTTGTTTCCGATCGTTCCTTCTTTTATAATGATGTCACCTGGAAATTTGCAGGGAAAATgggtaatttttaatttatttcacatttattgcaaagtaATCTTTTGACCTAATGAACTGTTGACAGGTACAACAAACGGTTGATCTGCTATaagctttaatttaaatggtttgatataataaaattaaatctaatgaTTGTTGATTTAACGGaacgtaaaataaacaatcattattgtgtatttatatacatacacaatacATAGAATACAGTAAATATACAGTAGTTAAGACAACTATACGAGCACTTGTCATTAAATTACTTACCAGGCTGGAAGACTTCATAACGCAGTTTAGTAACAACATCAGAGACAAAGTTGGAGTCGGCATTGGCGAAGAAAGGCACGGAGGCGACGAGCGACCGGCAGTTGTAGTTGATAACATCTTCTCGAAGCTTCTCGCTCAGTTCTCCCAAGATCAGCTCCTCGTCAAAGAACTTCCCTTGATACCGGTGCTCGAAATACTCGGTGATACGTTGCCGCATTTCCCGAGGTAGTTTTCTGTATGCCATGTATTCTTCTACTTGTTTCACCTGGAATTGGGATATGTTTCAGTTTAAATAGAGTTGACAATATGGGATTAGATAACCAACCAGTCAAACTATCAGCCACCACCACGAACCTGAGCTACCCAATATTGTTACATACTATCAATTGTTTCTGTTaaattttcgtaaaaattTTTCATAGCCTCTCAGCGTCTCAGCGTGGTTGTGGTTGTGCTCTTAACATGGTTTTCGAGTGTGATCCttccaatatttaatttttaatctatagttgacttatttttatattttcctataCAATTTAGCtgattaatttagttattttttcagaatttaatattaaaaggaTGGCATTCATTCatgaaacatattataagaTATATACTCCATTACAAGGCTTCAAAGTAGATAATAGATCTTAAAGCATAAAGTCATGCAAGTTGTTACATGTATTATAACCCAATTTAAATTTGCGTACACTCTGGAATACACAGTTGATACCAAAATCTATCCCGCTACTGAATGATAGCATTTGTTTCTATAAGGTTAGATTCCTACAAGGACACGAAATGTAAGGATTAATGAAATCAGAATCTTCGGAGATAAAGGcagaattttcttttatctcaGGAATCAGCACTTATAGGAACAAATAATGATTGTTAGTGCGACTGATGAGCAAAACTGTTATGAACACCCGTTAAATTCCGTGATAATGTTCGGTGCGATGGCAATGATTTAATGATTTCAGCACAACAGTGACACACTGACACGCATTCTTTCTGTACTCACGTCTAATCTCTGAAACAGGTAATTAAGCTTTTAGTGATTGTCCATGACTATGTATATGAATTAGGTACATGCTAATTTAATGGAAGTTTAGATAATGATCATGTCTACTGATAATGTCTTGAAGCTAATCATAATGGTTTACATCCATTTAATGCAGGTGTTCATAACGGTTTacggaataaatattatacttttgttGGTCCCAGAATGGAAGGCCAGAATTCTTTCAATCCATGCGTACCTAAGGGTAAACCTTTAAAGCTAGTTTAGCTCCAAGTAATAAGTCTTGGTGAGATCCGTTGGGTTTTACCTTTTCACGGTACTGTCTGCGCGAGGAGTCAAGACTCTGAATGAGGTTGGTGGCGTGACCGAGGAAAAGGGCGTAGCAGGTGGCTCCGGAGATCATAGACAACATTGTCAGCCACATGTCTGTGAGGGACTGAGGGGGAAACCGACCATATCCAATGCACAGCATATGAGACATCGCCTTGAATAACGCCCATGAGTACTGCTCCAACCAGAAGGCCTCCTGGAATTGAATTTTCAGCTATTGTATTTACTTGTCATTATACAAATCAAATACCAATATTAATTCACctaaagattatatttataaagactAACTCTTGCATCTTTATTGTATTAGATGATTTCAGATGTTTCCAAATATTTGTTGCGATAAGATCAAGTAAGTAGCACAAACCTGAAGTTCATTTATCGCAACCCATGAGTTTGGTGGGAAACCTTGTAGCATGGGTACGAGGAACTGAAGACAACCGGACCAGTGTCCGATCAACAACATCATGCAGATCAAGTTGAATATCCGCATGAACACTGACGCCATATTGAGGAACTGTGAACAGATGAAATGTTGATTACGGCCGGATCACAACGCAGAGTCGCCTCTAAAGGAAGCCGTGCGGACTGCGCGCGACAAGGACGCTCGAGTTCAAGCATCGCGATGATTCTCTACCGATGGATTCATTGAAGTtagtgagaaataaaatatgaacgCGTGAGACGAGTCGAGCGAGCATGCGAGGTGATGGCGCAGCGCGAGTCGCACGATCGCGGCCGCCGCGCGGTCGTGCGAGCCGCCGCCTCGCGCGTCATCCGCGCGGCCGCCGGCGGGACGAGGGTCGGAAACAGAAACGCCAAAGAAAGAAACAGAGGAAGCGAAGCGAACGCAGCGGTCTAAGGACGCCGGCGACACCGGCAACATGCTAAGCGGGCGAACGAGCACATGCGCGCCGGCTCGTGCCGACCCTGGTTACCTTGAAGATCAGATTGCTTTTGGTGTCGCCCTTCTTTTTGGCAACGTCGGAGCTGAGGCGTCCCCTCCGCTCTGTGCGctttttttgaagattctgcAAGATCTAGAAAACAAGCGAGAAACACGAGATAGTAGGAAGAGAGCCAGGCGCGCCCGGAGCGCGGACGGGATCGGCGGGCGAAGGTCGTCGCGGGGTGGGGGTCGGGGGCGGGCGCGTGCGGACACACAGGATGCACTAACACCGAGCGGGACTAGGCGCGGGCTAGGCCCCTACACTAGCGCCGGACGCGGCATGCGGCACCTGGGAGGCGAGGTCGCGGGAGCCCCCGCCGGCGGGCGCGGGGGGTGCGCTCGGCTGCGGCCCGGGGCTCATCTGCACACAACGCCGTCACTGCGGTGTGGTGTCGCCACCACCCTCCCCGTGCTCCACTTCTCACTGACTCTCCGCTTTCATTTTGGCTCTTGGTTAATTTCTGTCTTCTATCTATATGCCTCTTACGTCTTTTTTCATTTGGTAGTTGAGTTGATTTTTAACTATTTGATATTTCGATTTAATGATTGAGATTGACAgtactatttattatgtatgattTAGTGAACTGGTAATGATGAAATATAtgagcaatttttattttaggttcctaataAGTAGCTTATGAAATTCCGTGTCCGTCTTTGTATATCTTTGAGCTTTGGGagttttaaatgtgtttttaatcGCGCAATTTGTCAAGCTCGGTTTTGCTAACACGGTTTGCGTCATTCGGCGTCAGCGCATCATCTAAGGCTTCGAAAAAGCggcaaaataatacaatatcgCAAATAATAGTCGTTGGCGGTGTAGGACGGGTCGGGTCGCGGCGGCGGTGTCGGtcgcggcgcggcgcgcgcgcgggGCCAGAAAGAAGACGTCGCGGAAGAGCGTGCTCAGGCAGAAAGAAGCTTGCAGAGAAGCAGTAGAGAAGTGCAGAGCGGGACGTGGGCTCACATACAGTGGGGGCGGGAACAATGGTATAATACAGGATTACAACAAACTCCATTTACGTCTTAGGTTCACTACTCGCTAGAACAGTTCCAAATCACATTATACATCTTCATTATTGCTCATTTCATCTTCTAATTTATGCTGCAtcttatttagtttaataaatccaatgatataaataagttttagtAGCGTTTTAGTCATTGTGTTAGTAGATGTGAGCGTAATGGTGTTAGAGCAGTGTTAGTGGGTAAGTAGTTAAGGGCAACCCAAAGAGTTGGGTTAGAAGAGATGATGGCTTACATATACTTCCTCCCACTGGGACACATATCGGACGAGCCGGGACAACCGCAGCAGCCGCACCAGGGAGAGAAGCTTCGCTAACCGCAGTATCCTTAAAGCACGACCCGCGTGAAGGATTTGAAAACTCTCGCTAAAGTCCTGTCAATATAAAATCtcaattaatatacaaaattaacacTGACGTAGCCTAAAGAGAAGAGAGCGCTGAACATAGCATTTATACAGTTGAAGTGTACATGCAGACTTGCTGATTTGAAAGATTTAATTATCAGCCAAAGAAAAGTGCTGAAGCATAACCATAAAcatgttataattatgttttcttCTTTAATGTGTTTCATATCTCTTAAATATTAGTGGGAGATATAAACAATGTGGAAGCTTCATACTGTATTTATAAGGCATTCGATGCCTGTGATAGGTACTAAAGCTTCTTTGTCGatgcattaaatatataaacagttGCGTTTTTGTAagtgtttttgtttgaaataaagaaaaatgcaATTTGGTCGTGTTGTTAAAACAGAATCTCAAGAAGTGTATTAATACTCGAACTCgaaaaaatcattatgtcaCAGGGAAAGCATAAAAGGATATCATGCTATGAAAttgtaactataaaataactattaattagGTCGgttgataaaaacataaagatTGAAGAGGTAAAAACAACCATCAGAACTAGGAATTGGAGTGCGACTGAAGGATAATGCCAAGAAGAGCAGATAGTGCCAAAAGTACAAATGTGTGCTTATAAGCATAAACATATTAAGAAAGGAAAGTATCCCATACAATTTGCAACATCAAATGAGTCGATTACAACAAGAATAGTAGGTATTGTAACAATAGAAGAATCATATGGGTTACTGAAACGTGCATAAAGACAGAGAATGTGccaaaaattgttaatatcaaaataataggaaagaattttgatgaagaataaaaacaaGTGTGCTTGAATCAAACCTTTACATGTTCTCTTAGACCCTTAAAAACGAGATATAACCGAACACACGATGTCGTAGGTACTCGTGGCAGTTGGTGAAAGTTCACAATGAGAAACGgaacgataaaaaaaaacgaaaacgaCAACTTAATACTGcctaataaacaaattaaatccCAAGCTGAAACAGAATCCATAACATAAAAGACAGGTTTAAAACTAGTAATAGAACAACACAACCAAATTGCAACGTACGTTTACCTGGTTGaagatcaaaaatatataatctagtGGTATACTAGAGATGAGGTCAAGGAAGAACCAAGTCCTCAGATAGTGCTTCGCTATTAACTTGGGATCTAATATCACTTGTTCTGCATTATCCTGCTGCATTATTCCTGAAAACGagacaatttcaaaattaaaattgtgatgGATGAAACCTGCATTTGAATGAACGTGGCAGTTTTGTTATTGATCACGTGCTGAATCATGTTTTgcatattaattcaatttagcacaaaatacttaatttaaataaacctcAACAACAGATATTTCGGAATTATAGCGGTGAATAACAACTTGTATTGCTTTAATATCAGGTATAATTGATTTTCCCACAAATGCTTCACATGCATGGATATAATCAAGATACATTATGTCATGAATACATGAAAAGGAATTATCGTTCATTTAATTCACCtggaaaattatagaaattaggACAGAACACTATTATAATGTGGCATTTAATGGTAgatgtgattttttattatttgaatgcCATTTAATCTTTAGGTGGAGTCAGTATGATAATAACTATGTTTTTTGAATTGTTATTAATGCTATAACAGCCTCGAAATTCGAAGCGAAGCGAAGCCAGAGGGTACAGCTTGTATGTAATAGAAGCTAACAAGTAAAATaagctttttataaaaatgtattttttactttgaaactgacaaaaaatgtttgttttttattgttttctgaGAAGCTTTGTTGTATTCAACCATTGAAAGGTTCCCATCGTTCGTAACCGATACTGGGTGCACAATTAGgtcatgtttattttaacaacgCATTGACATAGAAATCAAAGAGACTTGGAAAATGTCATGTCTGTAAGACAAGCGGAAATGggtgaaattttaattgatatatatatatatatatatatatatatatatatatatatatatatataaagcttGCTATTTACCTGTTCTAAAATTAACAACGATATCTATAAGGAATATAGTGTCAGAGAGACAGTTGAAGGCGATCCAGCGCGTGCTCAGGTCATCGTTGAAGAAGGAGATGGCGACGGGCAGGATGATGAGATTCGCGACCAGCAGTAGTAACATACACAGGTCCCAGTAGAACCTGGAAAAAGAGAGAAGAGTGTTACATACGATTGATGTGGGTTACATGATAATGTGCTGCCAGTATTCTTAAGTGGACGTAGGCAGGCTGCTTAGATTCTGCGAGCAACACTATTGTATTGATATTTACTCATAAGCTTCTATTCGTTCAACACGAACAAAGGTTGGCGGAAGAAGGGAAATTGAACGAGGCTGCAACCCATACCAAAATCAAACGTTATTCTTACCCTTCtgtcaaaacaaaagtaaaataaaaatgtttttaaggCCGGAACGGGTTCCTAGCTAGACGAGTCGACCGCGcagcatatttttttgacgtgcGCAGAACACATTTCattagtacctatttgtttttcatgTTAGCagaaaaaattattcataaacttGTTCAATCAGAAAGTTCAAAACTTCCAGAGCATTTGTTAGCATGGCGTTCCTAATGAAGTTTTTATAGCTTCCTGGAAAAGCTATTAAAGGCTACAAACTACACGCCCATGGAAGTGGAGCGATGTGATTAAAGACATTATAGGCTGGATCGCTTGCATATCAAATGGTCGGTTGAAATCGTACAAAGGCATGTGCTATTTCACACGCAATACGAATAGCGGTTTATTTACCTGTGTGGAAAGTTTTCCTGTCGTACCTACTGACTGTGGTTATAGAAGATTCGGTATTGTTCCGTTTATGTAGGGGAcaagtaaaaaagtaaagtctTTTATGTACTTGCATACCGACCTGAATTGAGTTGTTATAAGGATAATTAATTccgtattatatttttcttttatttttgttatggcAACAAACAGTTGTTTAACTTTGAGtgccaaaacaaaaattacatacttttatttatttttcgtgtCATGGGACACATAGGAGTCTTCTAAATCCTTCTTCTATCCTTTGCCTTTCTTCCCTATAAAGGTCCTCCAAACATTTTagctagttttaattttgtacctaattagtttattttatttatctaacatTAAAACActattatctttttataatgtcTAAGCTAAATCTGTATAAAAgttgctttattttaaaacttttcagGTGTAAAGcctttaataaattttcacgaGTTAATGAGCGGAAAGTAACGAATGAAATAGTTTCAGAATCCTTTGTAGAAAGAACAATTAAGTTTTCAAATGAGTTAGGTACTATCaagaaacacatttatttactgctactgttttatttgaaaaattatacgtTTTTAACATACTCGTagatacataacaaaaatatgctgCAAAAGCTCattcagattatattctacccaatTTCACCGCAATCCATCTCTTAGATTTTTGTTGACCGAGTAAAAAAGGGCTCTATTCTCTGTTCAGAGTGATGGGCCCGACTGGCTATACCTAGGGGTGACACAAGGACGTAGAGGTAGGAGAAGAAAGAAGATGAAAAAATGGCAAGTTCCTTGCAGGGATGACAGACTGTACTGATTTTTGAAATGGGcgtaaaacattataaagagTAATTTTGCATATTAC
This genomic interval from Plodia interpunctella isolate USDA-ARS_2022_Savannah chromosome 18, ilPloInte3.2, whole genome shotgun sequence contains the following:
- the Ih gene encoding potassium/sodium hyperpolarization-activated cyclic nucleotide-gated channel 2 isoform X2 yields the protein MSLRSLHRRLSSANNTCDDGGGGAATGTGGRTASLRLANGRVAAQSAEHLPHSPADCASVRISIDNTNTCCTDSLVTALDDETLLLGDADMSLKQGSGTGKVHFGGLDDVSLYGTPVEPAPPAPDAKQGFLRNQLQALFQPTDNKLAMKLFGSKKALMKERIRQKAAGHWVIHPCSSFRFYWDLCMLLLLVANLIILPVAISFFNDDLSTRWIAFNCLSDTIFLIDIVVNFRTGIMQQDNAEQVILDPKLIAKHYLRTWFFLDLISSIPLDYIFLIFNQDFSESFQILHAGRALRILRLAKLLSLVRLLRLSRLVRYVSQWEEVYILQNLQKKRTERRGRLSSDVAKKKGDTKSNLIFKFLNMASVFMRIFNLICMMLLIGHWSGCLQFLVPMLQGFPPNSWVAINELQEAFWLEQYSWALFKAMSHMLCIGYGRFPPQSLTDMWLTMLSMISGATCYALFLGHATNLIQSLDSSRRQYREKRLDVKQVEEYMAYRKLPREMRQRITEYFEHRYQGKFFDEELILGELSEKLREDVINYNCRSLVASVPFFANADSNFVSDVVTKLRYEVFQPGDIIIKEGTIGNKMYFIQEGIVDIVMANGEVATSLSDGSYFGEICLLTNARRVASVRAETYCNLFSLSVDHFNAVLDQYPLMRRTMESVAAERLNKIGKNPNLVAHREDDTTSEGNTINAVVNALAAEAEHVSLSDDSVARLSERSLGLALQPLQAASCRMAGVALPGLGVAAALPRPKSEHDFSSAQTPHPPLSAAGAAFHKSDAGIAP
- the Ih gene encoding potassium/sodium hyperpolarization-activated cyclic nucleotide-gated channel 2 isoform X1 — protein: MSLRSLHRRLSSANNTCDDGGGGAATGTGGRTASLRLANGRVAAQSAEHLPHSPADCASVRISIDNTNTCCTDSLVTALDDETLLLGDADMSLKQGSGTGKVHFGGLDDVSLYGTPVEPAPPAPDAKQGFLRNQLQALFQPTDNKLAMKLFGSKKALMKERIRQKAAGHWVIHPCSSFRFYWDLCMLLLLVANLIILPVAISFFNDDLSTRWIAFNCLSDTIFLIDIVVNFRTGIMQQDNAEQVILDPKLIAKHYLRTWFFLDLISSIPLDYIFLIFNQVNDFSESFQILHAGRALRILRLAKLLSLVRLLRLSRLVRYVSQWEEVYILQNLQKKRTERRGRLSSDVAKKKGDTKSNLIFKFLNMASVFMRIFNLICMMLLIGHWSGCLQFLVPMLQGFPPNSWVAINELQEAFWLEQYSWALFKAMSHMLCIGYGRFPPQSLTDMWLTMLSMISGATCYALFLGHATNLIQSLDSSRRQYREKRLDVKQVEEYMAYRKLPREMRQRITEYFEHRYQGKFFDEELILGELSEKLREDVINYNCRSLVASVPFFANADSNFVSDVVTKLRYEVFQPGDIIIKEGTIGNKMYFIQEGIVDIVMANGEVATSLSDGSYFGEICLLTNARRVASVRAETYCNLFSLSVDHFNAVLDQYPLMRRTMESVAAERLNKIGKNPNLVAHREDDTTSEGNTINAVVNALAAEAEHVSLSDDSVARLSERSLGLALQPLQAASCRMAGVALPGLGVAAALPRPKSEHDFSSAQTPHPPLSAAGAAFHKSDAGIAP
- the Ih gene encoding potassium/sodium hyperpolarization-activated cyclic nucleotide-gated channel 2 isoform X5, whose product is MSLRSLHRRLSSANNTCDDGGGGAATGTGGRTASLRLANGRVAAQSAEHLPHSPADCASVRISIDNTNTCCTDSLVTALDDETLLLGDADMSLKQGSGTGKVHFGGLDDVSLYGTPVEPAPPAPDAKQGFLRNQLQALFQPTDNKLAMKLFGSKKALMKERIRQKAAGHWVIHPCSSFRFYWDLCMLLLLVANLIILPVAISFFNDDLSTRWIAFNCLSDTIFLIDIVVNFRTGIMQQDNAEQVILDPKLIAKHYLRTWFFLDLISSIPLDYIFLIFNQVNDFSESFQILHAGRALRILRLAKLLSLVRLLRLSRLVRYVSQWEEVYFLNMASVFMRIFNLICMMLLIGHWSGCLQFLVPMLQGFPPNSWVAINELQEAFWLEQYSWALFKAMSHMLCIGYGRFPPQSLTDMWLTMLSMISGATCYALFLGHATNLIQSLDSSRRQYREKRLDVKQVEEYMAYRKLPREMRQRITEYFEHRYQGKFFDEELILGELSEKLREDVINYNCRSLVASVPFFANADSNFVSDVVTKLRYEVFQPGDIIIKEGTIGNKMYFIQEGIVDIVMANGEVATSLSDGSYFGEICLLTNARRVASVRAETYCNLFSLSVDHFNAVLDQYPLMRRTMESVAAERLNKIGKNPNLVAHREDDTTSEGNTINAVVNALAAEAEHVSLSDDSVARLSERSLGLALQPLQAASCRMAGVALPGLGVAAALPRPKSEHDFSSAQTPHPPLSAAGAAFHKSDAGIAP
- the Ih gene encoding potassium/sodium hyperpolarization-activated cyclic nucleotide-gated channel 2 isoform X10, yielding MSLKQGSGTGKVHFGGLDDVSLYGTPVEPAPPAPDAKQGFLRNQLQALFQPTDNKLAMKLFGSKKALMKERIRQKAAGHWVIHPCSSFRFYWDLCMLLLLVANLIILPVAISFFNDDLSTRWIAFNCLSDTIFLIDIVVNFRTGIMQQDNAEQVILDPKLIAKHYLRTWFFLDLISSIPLDYIFLIFNQVNDFSESFQILHAGRALRILRLAKLLSLVRLLRLSRLVRYVSQWEEVYILQNLQKKRTERRGRLSSDVAKKKGDTKSNLIFKFLNMASVFMRIFNLICMMLLIGHWSGCLQFLVPMLQGFPPNSWVAINELQEAFWLEQYSWALFKAMSHMLCIGYGRFPPQSLTDMWLTMLSMISGATCYALFLGHATNLIQSLDSSRRQYREKRLDVKQVEEYMAYRKLPREMRQRITEYFEHRYQGKFFDEELILGELSEKLREDVINYNCRSLVASVPFFANADSNFVSDVVTKLRYEVFQPGDIIIKEGTIGNKMYFIQEGIVDIVMANGEVATSLSDGSYFGEICLLTNARRVASVRAETYCNLFSLSVDHFNAVLDQYPLMRRTMESVAAERLNKIGKNPNLVAHREDDTTSEGNTINAVVNALAAEAEHVSLSDDSVARLSERSLGLALQPLQAASCRMAGVALPGLGVAAALPRPKSEHDFSSAQTPHPPLSAAGAAFHKSDAGIAP
- the Ih gene encoding potassium/sodium hyperpolarization-activated cyclic nucleotide-gated channel 2 isoform X8, with amino-acid sequence MKIGASSNMKFRRIVSKAFGASVAGYSPSDADMSLKQGSGTGKVHFGGLDDVSLYGTPVEPAPPAPDAKQGFLRNQLQALFQPTDNKLAMKLFGSKKALMKERIRQKAAGHWVIHPCSSFRFYWDLCMLLLLVANLIILPVAISFFNDDLSTRWIAFNCLSDTIFLIDIVVNFRTGIMQQDNAEQVILDPKLIAKHYLRTWFFLDLISSIPLDYIFLIFNQVNDFSESFQILHAGRALRILRLAKLLSLVRLLRLSRLVRYVSQWEEVYILQNLQKKRTERRGRLSSDVAKKKGDTKSNLIFKFLNMASVFMRIFNLICMMLLIGHWSGCLQFLVPMLQGFPPNSWVAINELQEAFWLEQYSWALFKAMSHMLCIGYGRFPPQSLTDMWLTMLSMISGATCYALFLGHATNLIQSLDSSRRQYREKRLDVKQVEEYMAYRKLPREMRQRITEYFEHRYQGKFFDEELILGELSEKLREDVINYNCRSLVASVPFFANADSNFVSDVVTKLRYEVFQPGDIIIKEGTIGNKMYFIQEGIVDIVMANGEVATSLSDGSYFGEICLLTNARRVASVRAETYCNLFSLSVDHFNAVLDQYPLMRRTMESVAAERLNKIGKNPNLVAHREDDTTSEGNTINAVVNALAAEAEHVSLSDDSVARLSERSLGLALQPLQAASCRMAGVALPGLGVAAALPRPKSEHDFSSAQTPHPPLSAAGAAFHKSDAGIAP
- the Ih gene encoding potassium/sodium hyperpolarization-activated cyclic nucleotide-gated channel 2 isoform X9, with the translated sequence MSCSRFSSSIFRSVVKYTCGLASRESDADMSLKQGSGTGKVHFGGLDDVSLYGTPVEPAPPAPDAKQGFLRNQLQALFQPTDNKLAMKLFGSKKALMKERIRQKAAGHWVIHPCSSFRFYWDLCMLLLLVANLIILPVAISFFNDDLSTRWIAFNCLSDTIFLIDIVVNFRTGIMQQDNAEQVILDPKLIAKHYLRTWFFLDLISSIPLDYIFLIFNQVNDFSESFQILHAGRALRILRLAKLLSLVRLLRLSRLVRYVSQWEEVYILQNLQKKRTERRGRLSSDVAKKKGDTKSNLIFKFLNMASVFMRIFNLICMMLLIGHWSGCLQFLVPMLQGFPPNSWVAINELQEAFWLEQYSWALFKAMSHMLCIGYGRFPPQSLTDMWLTMLSMISGATCYALFLGHATNLIQSLDSSRRQYREKRLDVKQVEEYMAYRKLPREMRQRITEYFEHRYQGKFFDEELILGELSEKLREDVINYNCRSLVASVPFFANADSNFVSDVVTKLRYEVFQPGDIIIKEGTIGNKMYFIQEGIVDIVMANGEVATSLSDGSYFGEICLLTNARRVASVRAETYCNLFSLSVDHFNAVLDQYPLMRRTMESVAAERLNKIGKNPNLVAHREDDTTSEGNTINAVVNALAAEAEHVSLSDDSVARLSERSLGLALQPLQAASCRMAGVALPGLGVAAALPRPKSEHDFSSAQTPHPPLSAAGAAFHKSDAGIAP
- the Ih gene encoding potassium/sodium hyperpolarization-activated cyclic nucleotide-gated channel 2 isoform X6, translated to MSLRSLHRRLSSANNTCDDGGGGAATGTGGRTASLRLANGRVAAQSAEHLPHSPADCASVRISIDNTNTCCTDSLVTALDDETLLLGDADMSLKQGSGTGKVHFGGLDDVSLYGTPVEPAPPAPDAKQGFLRNQLQALFQPTDNKLAMKLFGSKKALMKERIRQKAAGHWVIHPCSSFRFYWDLCMLLLLVANLIILPVAISFFNDDLSTRWIAFNCLSDTIFLIDIVVNFRTGIMQQDNAEQVILDPKLIAKHYLRTWFFLDLISSIPLDYIFLIFNQVNDFSESFQILHAGRALRILRLAKLLSLVRLLRLSRLVRYVSQWEEVYFLNMASVFMRIFNLICMMLLIGHWSGCLQFLVPMLQGFPPNSWVAINELQEAFWLEQYSWALFKAMSHMLCIGYGRFPPQSLTDMWLTMLSMISGATCYALFLGHATNLIQSLDSSRRQYREKVKQVEEYMAYRKLPREMRQRITEYFEHRYQGKFFDEELILGELSEKLREDVINYNCRSLVASVPFFANADSNFVSDVVTKLRYEVFQPGDIIIKEGTIGNKMYFIQEGIVDIVMANGEVATSLSDGSYFGEICLLTNARRVASVRAETYCNLFSLSVDHFNAVLDQYPLMRRTMESVAAERLNKIGKNPNLVAHREDDTTSEGNTINAVVNALAAEAEHVSLSDDSVARLSERSLGLALQPLQAASCRMAGVALPGLGVAAALPRPKSEHDFSSAQTPHPPLSAAGAAFHKSDAGIAP
- the Ih gene encoding potassium/sodium hyperpolarization-activated cyclic nucleotide-gated channel 2 isoform X4; protein product: MSLRSLHRRLSSANNTCDDGGGGAATGTGGRTASLRLANGRVAAQSAEHLPHSPADCASVRISIDNTNTCCTDSLVTALDDETLLLGDADMSLKQGSGTGKVHFGGLDDVSLYGTPVEPAPPAPDAKQGFLRNQLQALFQPTDNKLAMKLFGSKKALMKERIRQKAAGHWVIHPCSSFRFYWDLCMLLLLVANLIILPVAISFFNDDLSTRWIAFNCLSDTIFLIDIVVNFRTGIMQQDNAEQVILDPKLIAKHYLRTWFFLDLISSIPLDYIFLIFNQDFSESFQILHAGRALRILRLAKLLSLVRLLRLSRLVRYVSQWEEVYILQNLQKKRTERRGRLSSDVAKKKGDTKSNLIFKFLNMASVFMRIFNLICMMLLIGHWSGCLQFLVPMLQGFPPNSWVAINELQEAFWLEQYSWALFKAMSHMLCIGYGRFPPQSLTDMWLTMLSMISGATCYALFLGHATNLIQSLDSSRRQYREKVKQVEEYMAYRKLPREMRQRITEYFEHRYQGKFFDEELILGELSEKLREDVINYNCRSLVASVPFFANADSNFVSDVVTKLRYEVFQPGDIIIKEGTIGNKMYFIQEGIVDIVMANGEVATSLSDGSYFGEICLLTNARRVASVRAETYCNLFSLSVDHFNAVLDQYPLMRRTMESVAAERLNKIGKNPNLVAHREDDTTSEGNTINAVVNALAAEAEHVSLSDDSVARLSERSLGLALQPLQAASCRMAGVALPGLGVAAALPRPKSEHDFSSAQTPHPPLSAAGAAFHKSDAGIAP